In Ischnura elegans chromosome 3, ioIscEleg1.1, whole genome shotgun sequence, the sequence AGAGCATACgtggtgaaatattttatcttttgcaAACAATTTATAGAGCCCTTAAGTAGAAgaaataaataccaaaattaaTCTACATTTAAACTGAACTTAATTCAAggcaagaagaaaatatttagttttttttaacaaaattccaaaataaaagttttactgAGATAAAGTAAAGAGAGAGGAGAGCTTTAGTGGAAATATTACGAGACTGTTGGTGACTGCTTATTGATGACAAGAGCAGCACTATTCCACTATGCGGTAAAAATGAATTATCACTACTGTTTGGCAATCCTACCAAGTATTTTTCAGACCTAACTGCACCTCATCTATTCCTGATACAAATCTGTCACTCCACTTTGTGGCACCAACACTTTTTGTTTCTTTGAATGctaatttgatttgaaaaaactaatgtataaaattatggtatgaaatagtaaaatttgaTTGGTGGTCTCAATGACCCCTTACACCACGGATGCTATGTCATCACACTTTCTATTTTTTCCAGAGGTGGAATTAGAACCGTTTTCGCAAAATCTTACAGCCAACATTCCTCCTCATAGCTCCTGCATACTATTCCTAAAAACCCCTTCTTATCTTACCATCCCTggctagattcttcagaagctcacatgggatattgtccatgCCCACcactttcctagccttcatatccgGAAAGTTTAGGAAAGCCTTGCACTAGGTTGTGATATGAATCtgaaaaattgttcaaataaGCACTATGTTGTGATCTGAATTCACTTTCAACACCTGCTGAAGGGGAGGTGCACCAGTTTTTTGCTCTATTTCTAAATATCTGTCTAATCATGATGTAGTCTGAGATATCCTCATGCTCCCTGGATTCTTCGATGAGTACCTCTGCCCtctatgatgattgaaccatgtatttgagatgaataatttgtttcacatgaaaatttctgctgctttctctcatCTGTCATTCTGacttcctaatccaaattctaaCATTTCGCTTTGATCCCTCCCTTCCCTGACTGAAGCATTCCATTCCTCCATCACTATTAGGTTTTTCTTATCTGGGATTTCCCTATTTATTTCCTAATgatgttcatacacctcatctaggTACTTCTTCCATCCTATGACTGCTAATGGGTGTCTAAATTTGAACCACCACAAGATTGGTGGGTAGCACCTCTATCTACCTCAAAAATCCTTTCACTTAAGTAGGTACATGATCTATACCTACTGCTCACTACACTCACTCATACCCATCCTCCTCTTTAACCCGTCAGcacccaaatttttttaaaaatcacacatctttcacttttataaaatatgatacatatgagctcaataCAATAAACACAATTCAAACTAATGGAACCTTCTACTAAGGAGTAGAGAAAACCTTCCACTACGtaccgaatatagtccccctcagAATAtggtccccccccctaattttgaggcttcagttaagggaaaagttaaaaaaaatgtatttctccgaatatagtccccctcagAATAtggtccccccccctaattttgaggcttcagttaagggaaaagttaaaaaaaatgtgtttgattattgtccccccccctttacttttactttgggcatttttggaaaaaaaggggggactatagtaagacatatacggtatgtgcaccgaaatgtacgctaaaattcacatattatatgcattgcaggagtattggctcggcactgcactagatgccatatggcacccgtgggcatTGACGgattaatactaaagctacccctcatTGATTTTTTCCTTCCCACCACTATATATGACCTACTACATCTAAATGCATCACTCCATTAGTCCCCACCATCTTTCCACTTCAATTCGTATAACCCTGAGATATCCATCCtccttttctccatttccctttttatattttctagtttacccaCCCTCATTATTCGATACCTTAAATGTGCACAGCTGAcaatagccggagcataaacgctcacctctgaAGCTGGAGAATTGGTGCATTCGTATTGTCgggctcctagatgagcagatttgatttggtCGGCAATTGTTGAGcggttttgcagtggaggtatggtattgtcctcacattccatgcCCCTGCATTCATTGATGCctccttcttctccatcttcttggtcttctttccCACTTTCTTGGATACTGCTGCTGATAATGATAAGTTTCTGCAAGTGTTTTGCACATTGAAGGCTACAAAACCCAGACTTTGTTAAAGACACTCGCCCTACAGAACTGTGTCCAGTTTGATGAGTTCCAGTggctcatttgattgtactccaTAATTTCAGGAAAGTTAGTTGCTGGGTTTCTCACTTCCATTCCAATGGTATTTTTTATGTGGACTACCATTTGTGTGGCTTGCACCCTCCGACATATTTGGGAGGACATACTGAAAGTATTTGAGGATTGCCACTGCAGCTTAGTGTGGTCATAAAACACACAAACCTTTCCACAGAGACAGGGTTTTAGCCTAAGGGAAAGGAAATCTATGTATTGCATTATGAAGTATTTCCAAGGAGAGGAGGTCCGAACAAAGAACATCTTcgtccaggggcggatccaggatttctttctgggaggggcacaagcaaggctgtatccaggattttgttcaggggggggcacaaggataccttgttatacaaaacgaacgaaattataatgggaccgtattaaaaatctatcatatttttaagggtctggggggggcacgtgcccccgtgcccccccccctggatccgcctatgtcttCGTCCATTTGAAGAAATGCTTTGTTTCCAATTGAGTCACACACACCACTCATACACTGTGGAGCACTATTAATCCATGGTGCACAATATCTCACACTGAAACAACACACACCATAAATACCCCCAAATGGTGGTGACATCTACTAAAATAATTGGCACACATTATAATATTCTTCACATGGCTCTACAATCGAAAGAGTTTCCATGATGGAGTGTAGTGTTActtatcatttcaaatttgtacttctgcaaaaaaaaCCAAAAGCTCTCTATTATTACCTCACCTAAAtaatttcttgattaatataAAATCCTCATTTCTAGAAAAAGgctcttgtatttttaaatatgtatgggcTATCAATTTTGTATCTCAGATATTCCTCGAATGCTTGTTTACCAGTAAACAATGAAGTATATTGAGatggtgaaataatttatttgattctAGTACTGAGATGAAAAGATGGTACTTTTTTGTCATTCTTTCCTATCAACTTTTACCTcataccataaaataaaatttttagacaGTTCAGttagagttttttcttcttcgtgGTGGAATACCTACTGATAGCTTGAGTTTATGTTGACtgatgcattatatattttaatatactttATGTTTTGCCTTTCAGAGAGGCGATTCAGAAGAATTAGATATGCCTTAATAGCATTCTTCCTTGGATTAACCTTGTCGCTGATCGTCTACCTACTCCTGTCATGGGAAACGTCGGAAGCAGAGGATGATGAcgatataataagaaaaaatatatctgaaTTCCAAATCATAATGATAGTATGCATATGTGTTGTGGTGATTGGCAGTATTGCATCATTTCTCATCTTAGAGTTCATTAGACGGAGGACCATTCGTGACTTAGTGCAACACCATAATGAAGTATTGAGTAGATACTATGAAGAGGGAGGATCAATCAGTGAGCCCAGAACGGTAATACCTACTCCTCCTTCATTTCTTTCTAATTGTATaacttacattttaaatttgttcACTTAGTGCCCTAGCAGAGGACaatatccatcagatatctaaaCAAGGTTGATATAACCAAAGCACGCTGTAATAACATGATGGACATTTTGACAACATTGCATCGATATCCTATTTGTAATACCCACacaagttgtaaaaataatgttacatgaatattcaagttgtaatatccgtgatattaacAAATTGTTATTCCAAACATTATCTATCATTATTCTTAACAGTACCTActatgtatatatttaaataagattGATACATCTAAAGCAGGAGGTTGTTATTACACCATggaaattttgacattttatagGTATCCTAACTGAAACATCTAAGATGAGTTAGAAAAATAACGTTATGTAGATCATTGGTgctgcgagggggggttttgggggataaaccccccccccccagagctcagagaaattttaaattaaaaaatccattatacttagttgcattaatattacttgtagaatagagtaaggatttataaaatatccctcagaaagctgtaaaactcaccattttgaaccatttttcttaacttttttctgGGGACCccacacctcctgcttaccctggtgggtattccatacccccagacaccccggtattagttgcccctaaaaccccccgaGTCTTAATTTCTAGCTGCCCGCCTGACGTAGATATCCAAATTGTAGGttccatgataaaaaaaattctgattccaaacagtatccataggtacCATATGTACTGTGTacaattgaagagcacaaatgttttgtttgtatgtttggagattaccaaaaaccataattagGACATTTAAGCTACTCATTAGAGgatgtgaagatatctaagagatggtGCGATGTGGACCTGCATGGCCACAATAGGACAACACGCTGCAATGCTGTTTGActggtcctttggatatttggcAGATAACCATACAATGTTAAAttgattaacatggatattgcatggATGTCATATATATTGATGCCAACAATTTTGCCTAAAtattgttgggatattgatttcTGCTTGGGTGAGGGTCGAAAAGTATGCagcaatatttttcacgtttttattCCAGTAATCCTTAATATGAACATTAACATGTAGTTTAATTCcaattacatactacatatatccCCTTTCCCCATACTACCTCACTGCTCTGTTACAATTGGTATTGGGAAAGTAAGTCCTAGTTTAATCAGCTAAGTACATTTCTTTGCTTTGTTTTCCCATTCACTACAGTCAAATTGCTACCTTAAATCCATCCCTAACACAACCAAAACTGGTATCAGAATTTTATCCAGCATATGCAACAGTAACATTATCTTAGGAAATAACAGTGAACTTCCCAGCAGTGTCTTTTTCATAATCACCCCTAAGGGCACAATTAAGTGCAAAAATTCcgatgttaaaattaatttgcattGACAGTAATTTAATCGTGGGTCTTTTTAATTCACAGTTTGTTCAAAGTTACATGCCTTAAACTACCAAAGTATCTTCAACTGGTAAAATACCTTGCATGAGTTTGGGAGACCTGCGTTTTAATTCCAGTCAGTATTAATGGTTATTCCTCAGTGGAATTTTCGCTCTACGAGTAATCCTCTTGCCTCAGTGGTCCTATTTTTCTGCAAGATACAATGCCTGTGGGCATGGACATATTGAAACTAAAATCTAggaaagttttttattttcaggaattaaatttagtAAGTTTTTCCGTAATTGGTAGGTACATTATTTTTAGCCAACTCCAAGGTTTTAATCATGTTGGAGAAAACACCCAATTCTGCGGTGAGATATATTGCTGCTGCAGCATCTCCAAGATATTTCTAAGATCTCACCTTATTTTCTTTTGGTATCAGCATCCACAAAAACAGTTTTTTAAGCAAATTCTATAAAGGATGGAATACATAGAGGACATAAGAACATAATTTGTTCCCTTGTGAATGTTGCATAATCCACTCCTCCGCAACCTTTTCTTCTGACATTATAGGTGTTATTATTACTTTTGTttgttttgtatgttttttgctCTTACTGATTCTGGAAAACCATAGATGCTATAGACCCTCTCTTTAATATATACTTTAAGAAGAGAAATTTCAATGCTACTGATGGCTTAATTTTGTCATGGTAGTCATCATATGGCATCTTCCTTGAACTGGACTGGTTAAAGGTAAGGAAAATGTCAGTTAACAATTATTTTGCTGCTAATTCCAAAGTCAATGGCAGTGGCGGATGCAGAAAacctcaggggggggggggggggggcatgacTCACTGGAATGGCCACGACTTTTCTCATAGGTTAGCTATCTATGTGCCAGgcaaaaacatataaaatacgATGATGCAGATGCATGAGTGTGCTACATGAGAAAGTATGTACATACAACTAATCTATAATTCAACTCAGAGACTACTGAGGAAAGGAGTGAATAGCATGGAAAAGAAATGACTGGCATGAGTGTCATGGGCAGCAATGAGGTTCTGCAAGGGGagaggcagtggcgccgactccatggggcctgagggggcccgagccccctcaaagtttcgttagggggggcggagccccctcaataattcaagataataattaagttatattatgctttgtgaaatcacaaaaatatattggtattttttatttaccatttttaacgatagctaccttttaaaatacattcaataatgtgttaaaacaaataattagaaGGTAGTAATctggttaactgaaaacaagtggtgtgaattatggtAGTGTTACGGTGATGATagacactttgaatttaacctctttccgGGGCAAGGCCCCCGATATGGGCCCACCCAATATTTATTATAAGCCGGCGCCCCTGGGGAGAGGGGATGTGTTGTTGTTGGATAGCAGTTGTTTTTTCTGACATCATATTACAGTTACCTATTACTTGAACTTTCCCTAATATCGCATTTGAAGAAAGGTGAAAATTGGAGTTATCCAAATCATTTGAGGAATCAACTGTTCTCTTTCACTGCTATCGTTTTCATACTGAGAGAGATCATGGTCAAACCTGGTGGCCAGGGAAGTTAATTTTCTTTTGGGGTTCCTCCATCTCCTTCCAATTGGTGATAATTTCCAATGGAGTCTGTAAAGAGACAACCAAGATAAGGGCAGCGTTGTTGTATTTACTTGCTAATTCCTAGTCCAGGTAGAAAAGACATGTTTTTCTCCACTCTCACATTTTTCTCATGAATTGAACCCATCAGTCAATTCACCAATTCATTCTCTTGAGATATTATCTTCTTATCAAATGTGTGGCTCCAAACATCAGCAACTTTTTGATTGGCTCACAATCAGCAATATTCTATCACAATTTTCAaagcgatagcaaaaaaattctAAAGTCGTCTAGTCACATTTTGGAGATAAACTGCCTTGCCTTTTGGGTTTTACCCTTTGATTTGTGGTGAAGATGCTGTGGGCTCTGAAGGACAAAGGAAAGGAAGAATTTCACACTAAGCAAAGGCCCATTTCAAGTGCATTCAGATGTCTCTAGAGACCAAAAGAGTGCCTTGGGCATAGCATGTCAAATCGGTTATCTTCAGGCAAGTTTTATGGGAGATGTTCAATACACATAGGCCAGTTTTCTACTCAGCCCCTTCATGGGAAGAGATTTgggaaattgtgaattttgattGCTGCTGCCCTCAATCACAGCATGCAATTCACAACATTACCGTTCTCTCACATTCCCTTGTAACTTTGTCTTTACTATCATTGGCATTGTCTCTCTTCAGGGGTATACATCTAGATGCAGTATGTCAACAAGATCATCCTGGGCTGGACGTCCACCACCTTCAGCAGCATCATCATCTTCCTCTGCACCACCTCCTGCTTATGAAGAGCTAGTCCAGAGGGGAGAGTTTGTATATCCTAGTGCAACAACAGTATAGGCTGATGAAGAAAACTCAAGCATAAAAACATTGAAAGCATTTGTTGGTGTTTCCTCAACAATTTCTGGACGCTTGTGTAAGGCCTTATCTCAGACTCTGAGAAACAGAAGAGTTAAAACTGCAGCCACTGCAGTTGATTCACAGTTGGGTCCCACCATTTCTCATGTTAAATGTGGTGATGGTAGCTAACCTGTGTTTTTATTAGATAATGAAGTCAATGCATGATGAATTGCTTTGTTATCATTGTGCCATGCTAACAAATTCATGAGTATTAAATTACCAGAACAGTGAACGAATTATGCTTAGTGTGATAATATTTATTGGGCCATATCACAAAGTTAATGCTGCATTATTGGGAAACTGTTTTCCCTGTGTTACATTTGTAGATGCTGCTGAATGAGCGTACAACTTAAGGAGAGTAGCAGGTTTTCTTATGAGACTCACCCTGAGAGAAAAACCATTACgtacctaaatatttttctgttattatgCTTAAACTGTTATGCATGTGTTTACAATGTCATTGTGGGCATGGTCCATAGGAGCAAAGCATCACAAGCTTGATTATTCTACACAGTGCATTTATCTGCATCAAGAATTTGTGCCATAAAAGTGATTGCTAACTAACCATTCAAGACTAAAATAGTGAACCTAAAAATGGCTCTGTGTGACTTTCATTATGTGATACCTACTCTTAACTTATTAAGTGAAACATGATTACACTAATGCAATCAACTCCTCATGAAACACAGCTATGACTCATGTGTTTACTTTCAATGCGTGAACTCTTTCTTTTTATGAATGTGAGTTAAACACATAATGTATTTTAAGACTTTTTATTACATAGGTAGGTAATGCGTCTTCAGTTTGTAAAATGCATGCAAGTGAATTTTATACTTCTTCACTCTACAGCTTGTATCTCAGCTTTTATGTCtttaatttacgatttttttgtaagttttacGCCTGTTTAAtgacaaatttattttgataaaaaagttgaccttattgattgaattttattaacccttttgAGACGGTACAGTTCtagccttagcatgactgctgtactgactGCTTtgtgagccccaagagactcttctatctcctccgtatggTGCATTTTtacaggacattcgttaagaatcCCTGATATCCCTGGTATCCCTGATAATCAAGCATTCTCAGCACCCACCTTTTTTGGCCCTTCCTATCGGGGACTCTacattatctcagactccaagggtagttggaCTCCCTCCTTTCAGGGATGAAaaccctaccagtggcattggtttgTGGTCAATCATgttttgtttatatgaattaggtacatcccagtgagaaatgggtggtggaatccacgtggaacccacgtggagatgtaacgtggataccacgtgtttttggtcgtggaatcaacgtggaacccacgtggaaatttggtggaaaaattaaaacagcagtaggtgctgtcctaaaaccattaaaacctcaaccactctatatctaaaccttctatatatgtgtctacgatttttcatgtgctctcatggctgcctttccacgaattatataaaaatagaatgtgcgatacattttcacataactagcgtggtttcaggatgataaatgacgcaatgtcaccagagagttaagttccacaaattagaaattctgtttaacattttatgataatcaccacaaatccacttgaaatcaacgtggattccacgtgggtccaaccactcaatatccaccaccaccaaatatccaccactcaacgtggattccacgtgggttccacgtggattccaccacccatttctcactgggaggggttccagggaaatttttgaaaaatgacatgcctgggaatacattttgcatcattttggcccTTAATATTTAGccttaagcagatgcagtaattatatgtcaaaacttgattatagctttaaataatttttttgtctgaggctttggtgggggatctatcccctcatccccccctatagttatgccactgttGATGAATGAATATCCAAGAATGAAACAGAACATGATTTAAGTTTCATTCCAGCAGGAACATAAGCTCACTCCTGGCAAGTAGCCATGGGGAGCTTTGAGAGCTTCAGcagcaccaaaatatttttctttgtggtGACTTCCGACAATGCATCCGCCTGGGGGACGGTTAGCCCATCTATCAGCAGGACATCTAGCCTCTGGCACTCCATTAATGGCAGAATTTCATTATTTGTGCCAATGATGAgtgatgaatttaactttcagctcaATGTAAAAGAATTATATAACTGCTCAATGAAATGTAAGGTTTTCAAATATGTGTAAATGGACAGCATAATATTGCTTGCTTGGTAGCCTGCATACCTCCCAAGCACCCCCAAAGTAAATTTCtagtaataaatgtgtatcattcttGAGCTTCATCAttagtttttttcttcaaattggcAAGGTTTTGCAAGGATTTCCACCTATTTAACTTAGAGCCATGGCTGAGTTCATCTATAACCTTTGAACAGATGTGTACAGCAGTATCAAATGCTTGAATTTCTCTCAATCAAGGGGTATTAAGGAAAAATCTTAAGAGCCACATTAAATCGAAGAAAATATATGTAATCATTTGTGCTTTAGGGATGAATCTCCAAGCATACATAACCTGGTTATGCCTGTGCTCTAGGTTCCAATTACTTTTTCCTCCACTGATAATATCctggcaggggcagatccaggatttctttctaggggggGGCAGAAGCAAGGCCATacccaggattttattctgggggggcaatgcccctgtgcccccccctcAATCCAGATCATGCCCTTCACCATTTTCCTCTATGATCAATGCTTTCACTATGTGTACATCTTCTCCCTACCTATCTAATCAGCTTATCTTCACTTACACTAATGCTGCTTTAATCCTTTCCCAACCTTCCTTTCAAGTCTCCATATCACTTCTCCTCAATCCATTATTATCTCTACCAGTTACAAGTGTTTCCTTATCTTGGCTCTCTTcagagcatttccattttcccGTTTTACATTCCTGCCACAAATAACTCTTTTGAACCTCATACTGGATACCATTAGCACTTGGTTGCAGGCGGgccgctaggaattaaggctaggggattCTTAGGCGCCATTAATGctgggaggtttgggggatatgTAATACTAGCCAGGGTAAGTGAGAGGTGCAGGTGTCCTTCcccagaatatttttaagatagatggttcaaaatgatgagttttgaGGCTTTCTgacagatattttattaatcctttaactattctataatcaatatttatcaaatcaactaaaatggattaaatttctctgagctgctccaaaccccctcccccttgctgtgccattgctTGGTTGTGGTCCAAATATGCTTTCCCTGCAGGGACCAGCAAGTGTTTTTTTCCCTAAACCTAATGTTGGATGTAAAATATCTGCTAGGTAAATATATCCGGGTCTACCCCCCATAGCTTGGGATCCTTTCAAATGCATCATGATCCATATTCATTATGAGCTAGCACTATTAAATTATTGGAGGCATTTCAAAAGTATTACATAGCATTCATTCTTTGCTAAGAATGGCTGAAGTTGCTGTAAGCACTatgaattattacttttatttggCATGCCTCCATCAAAAGACTCATATGTATGTACTTGgttataaaaattcttaaatatcctGTCATGCAGAGATTCAAAGCCTTTTTGTGACACACATGTTGTGCAGCAAAAGGAAAAAGTCATCATACACAGCAAATGGATACAATTTTCTGTACTATTTGCAGGAAAAAAAGAACATGTGAAACGAGAAACTTTTTCCTGAGTAAAATCCTTTTTCAATGTGGGAATACTATTATTTAATCCATATAAAAGTGAAAGGAAATTGTGCTTTCTTTGCTTCCATTGACCTTTAACCTTTGAAACAGGATAATGCAAGCTTGATTCATTCATTATTAATGTGCGTTGAAATGCCAAGTTACCATTTGGtaccaataataaattaaacaatcaTTCATGAGTCAATCCATTAAGGTGGGCAGCATTACTAGGCATATTAGGCACATTATTAGGCATACTTGGTCCCTATTGTGGTCAATAACTGTTGGGTTTTAATGTCTGTATTCAATTCATAATTGTGATGAGGAGGTCCCACATAGAGAAACAGTACATTAAGTGCTCAAGAAGTaatataaaaaacttatttatttgaaTGGTACAAAACATGCAAATATATAAAAGAGACTCTTCCTCCCTGTCTCCAAGTTATCTAGGGGGATTTCCTGATACTAGGGGTATTAATGTAGCCTTCCTCTGGAACTACATCTGACCTCTTTGACTCTGCCAACTGTACTGAAATGAAATAGGAACTTCCATAAGAGTTACAAGCAGTGGAAGAAGTAGAAATTGAGGAGAATCATATTTCGATTAGGGGCTGCTGCAAAATAATTGCCACCTTATGCACGGGAAAAAAGTGGTTAATTAGGAAGATACTATGTAAGGCAGAATATTATCAGAGTGAAGTTTCCAATTGTCTTATGCATGAAGTTGAACATGGTTTGCAATTTTTTATGCTTGAGCACTTCTATAC encodes:
- the LOC124155684 gene encoding uncharacterized protein LOC124155684; this encodes MSSSIDSPSAVMLSQITEFTETERRFRRIRYALIAFFLGLTLSLIVYLLLSWETSEAEDDDDIIRKNISEFQIIMIVCICVVVIGSIASFLILEFIRRRTIRDLVQHHNEVLSRYYEEGGSISEPRTGYTSRCSMSTRSSWAGRPPPSAASSSSSAPPPAYEELVQRGEFVYPSATTV